One Solanum lycopersicum chromosome 2, SLM_r2.1 genomic region harbors:
- the LOC101244833 gene encoding uncharacterized protein isoform X2 encodes MVALASSSLCNSPSSIIHSSKTSIPNFITFSSLSYYKKRGKSLASRSLGIVAATEGSVNKSSGKDEEKQEDPSVPTWAKPGTDEPPPWARNEAQKDSSSIQVPFVVYLLASAVTAIAAIGSIFEYTNQKPVFGVLGSDSVFYAPLLGFFVFTGIPTSSTSFELFNSLGR; translated from the exons ATGGTGGCATTAGCTTCTTCATCTCTCTGCAATTCCCCTTCTTCAATTATCCATTCCTCAAAAACATCTATACCCAATTTCATTACATTCTCTTCCTTAAGTTATTACAAGAAAAGGGGAAAATCGCTTGCAAGTCGTAGCCTTGGAATTGTTGCTGCTACTGAAGGTTCTGTTAACAAATCTAGTGGAAAAGATGAGGAAAAACAAGAAGACCCATCAGTTCCTACATGGGCTAAACCCGGTACGGATGAGCCTCCACCATGGGCTAGAAATGAAGCACAGAAAGATTcttcaagcattcaagttccATTCGTTGTTTATTTGCTTGCTTCTGCTGTCACAGCAATTGCAGCG ATTGGTTCTATTTTCGAGTACACGAATCAGAAACCTGTGTTTGGAGTTTTGGGTTCAGATAGTGTTTTTTATGCTCCATTGCTTGGGTTCTTTGTGTTCACTGGCATTCCCACTTCT TCTACTTCCTTTGAGCTTTTCAACTCT
- the LOC101244833 gene encoding uncharacterized protein isoform X1, translating into MVALASSSLCNSPSSIIHSSKTSIPNFITFSSLSYYKKRGKSLASRSLGIVAATEGSVNKSSGKDEEKQEDPSVPTWAKPGTDEPPPWARNEAQKDSSSIQVPFVVYLLASAVTAIAAIGSIFEYTNQKPVFGVLGSDSVFYAPLLGFFVFTGIPTSAFLWFKSVQVANKEAEEQDRRDGYM; encoded by the exons ATGGTGGCATTAGCTTCTTCATCTCTCTGCAATTCCCCTTCTTCAATTATCCATTCCTCAAAAACATCTATACCCAATTTCATTACATTCTCTTCCTTAAGTTATTACAAGAAAAGGGGAAAATCGCTTGCAAGTCGTAGCCTTGGAATTGTTGCTGCTACTGAAGGTTCTGTTAACAAATCTAGTGGAAAAGATGAGGAAAAACAAGAAGACCCATCAGTTCCTACATGGGCTAAACCCGGTACGGATGAGCCTCCACCATGGGCTAGAAATGAAGCACAGAAAGATTcttcaagcattcaagttccATTCGTTGTTTATTTGCTTGCTTCTGCTGTCACAGCAATTGCAGCG ATTGGTTCTATTTTCGAGTACACGAATCAGAAACCTGTGTTTGGAGTTTTGGGTTCAGATAGTGTTTTTTATGCTCCATTGCTTGGGTTCTTTGTGTTCACTGGCATTCCCACTTCT GCATTCCTTTGGTTCAAATCAGTACAAGTTGCTAACAAGGAGGCTGAGGAACAAGACCGCAGGGATGGATATATGTAA
- the LOC101244548 gene encoding subtilisin-like protease SBT3.5 isoform X1, whose translation MGVSKKTLFLLFVSVFLGEISLCSSTKLYVVYMGSKDSDEHQDEILRQNHQMLTDIHGGNVEQAKSSHVYSYRHGFKGFAAKLTEKQASEISKMPGVVSVFPNTKRNLHTTHSWDFMGLSEDETMEIPGFSTKNQVNVIIGFIDTGIWPESPSFRDTHMPPVPAGWKGQCQSGEAFNASICNRKIIGARYYMSGYAAEEDEKIMFKSARDSSGHGSHTASTAAGRYVADMNYKGLASGGARGGAPMARIAVYKTCWSSGCYDVDLLAAFDDAIRDGVHVISISLGPDAPQGDYFSDAISVGSFHAVSRGILVVASVGNEGTSGSATNLAPWMITVAASSTDRDFTSDVLLGNRVQLTGESLSLSQMHTSAKIIPASEAYAGYFTPYQSSYCLDSSLNRTKAKGKVLVCRHAGSSSESKLEKSNIVKQAGGVGMILIDEADKGVAIPFSIPAATVGQKIGKKILAYINNTRLPTARILSAKTVLGAQPAPRVTAFSSRGPNSLTPEILKPDITAPGLNILAAWSPAMSRLKFNILSGTSMACPHISGVVALLKAVHPSWSPSAIKSAIMTTAKLSDMHHKPIIVDPEGKKANPFDFGSGFVNPTKVLNPGLIYDAQPEDYRAFLCSIGYDEKSLHLITRDNRTCDQTFASPNELNYPSITVPNLRNNYSVSRTVTNVGKSRSTYKAVIFAPKGINVTVVPRRLAFTRYYQKMNFTVTFKVAAPTQGYVFGSLSWRNKRTWVTSPLVVRVAHSNMGTVV comes from the exons ATGGGTGTTTCAAAAAAGACtctttttttactatttgtTAGTGTTTTTCTTGGAGAAATTAGTCTCTGCTCTTCTACCAAG TTATATGTGGTGTACATGGGAAGCAAAGATAGTGATGAGCATCAAGATGAGATTTTGAGGCAAAACCATCAAATGCTTACTGATATTCATGGAGGAAA TGTTGAACAAGCCAAGAGTTCTCATGTATACAGTTATAGACATGGTTTTAAAGGCTTTGCAGCCAAGTTGACTGAGAAACAGGCTTCTGAAATATCTA AAATGCCTGGTGTGGTATCTGTATTTCCAAATACTAAGAGAAACCTGCATACAACTCATTCATGGGATTTTATGGGGCTCAGTGAAGATGAAACAATGGAAATCCCAGGTTTTTCCACCAAGAACCAAGTTAATGTAATCATTGGTTTCATTGATACAG GAATTTGGCCTGAGTCTCCAAGTTTTAGGGACACCCACATGCCTCCAGTGCCTGCTGGATGGAAAGGACAATGCCAATCAGGGGAAGCATTCAATGCCTCAATATGCAACAG GAAAATAATTGGGGCAAGATATTATATGAGTGGCTATGCagctgaagaagatgaaaagatCATGTTCAAGTCTGCCAGGGACAGTTCTGGTCATGGAAGTCATACAGCTTCAACTGCTGCTGGGCGTTATGTAGCTGATATGAATTACAAAGGTTTGGCATCTGGAGGAGCCAGAGGTGGTGCCCCAATGGCCAGGATAGCAGTGTACAAAACCTGCTGGAGTTCTGGTTGCTATGATGTTGATTTGTTGGCTGCATTTGATGATGCAATTAGAGATGGGGTTCATGTCATTTCTATATCTTTGGGCCCAGATGCTCCCCAAGGAGATTATTTTAGTGATGCAATTTCTGTGGGGTCATTTCATGCTGTTAGCCGTGGGATACTTGTAGTGGCCTCCGTTGGAAATGAAGGAACCTCTGGTTCAGCCACAAATTTAGCTCCTTGGATGATCACAGTTGCAGCCAGTTCAACCGATAGAGATTTTACATCTGATGTTTTACTAGGAAATAGAGTTCAACTCACG GGTGAAAGTCTTAGCTTATCTCAAATGCATACATCTGCAAAAATCATACCTGCTTCTGAAGCTTATGCTGGATACTTCACTCCTTATCAATCCAG TTATTGCTTAGATAGTTCTTTGAATAGAACTAAGGCCAAAGGGAAGGTTCTTGTGTGTCGACATGCTGGAAGCTCAAGTGAGTCAAAGCTGGAGAAAAGCAATATAGTTAAACAAGCTGGTGGAGTTGGGATGATCCTTATTGATGAAGCAGACAAGGGTGTGGCTATTCCCTTCTCCATTCCAGCAGCAACTGTTGGGCAAAAGATTGGAAAAAAGATCCTAGCTTACATTAATAATACACG CCTCCCTACTGCAAGAATTCTCTCTGCTAAAACTGTTTTGGGAGCTCAACCTGCTCCTCGAGTAACAGCATTTTCTTCAAGAGGTCCTAATTCTCTAACACCAGAAATTTTGAAG CCTGATATTACTGCTCCCGGTTTAAATATCCTGGCAGCATGGTCCCCAGCAATGTCTAGGTTGAAGTTCAACATACTCTCTGGAACCTCCATGGCTTGCCCTCACATATCAGGAGTTGTTGCCTTGTTAAAAGCCGTGCATCCATCATGGTCTCCCTCTGCAATCAAATCAGCCATCATGACAACAG CCAAACTATCAGATATGCATCACAAACCCATAATAGTAGATCCTGAAGGGAAGAAGGCTAATCCATTTGATTTTGGTTCTGGATTTGTTAACCCCACGAAAGTCCTCAATCCTGGTCTGATATATGATGCACAACCAGAAGATTACAGAGCATTTCTTTGTTCAATTGGTTATGACGAGAAATCTCTGCATCTAATTACAAGGGACAACAGAACGTGTGATCAAACCTTTGCATCGCCAAATGAACTAAATTATCCCTCCATCACAGTACCAAACCTCAGAAACAATTACTCAGTATCTCGAACTGTCACAAATGTGGGAAAGTCAAGGAGTACTTACAAGGCAGTTATATTTGCACCAAAGGGTATCAATGTTACTGTGGTGCCGCGAAGATTAGCCTTCACTAGATATTACCAGAAGATGAATTTCACAGTGACTTTCAAAGTGGCTGCACCTACACAGGGATATGTCTTTGGGTCCTTGTCATGGAGGAACAAAAGAACATGGGTAACATCTCCACTTGTTGTCAGAGTGGCACATTCCAATATGGGTACTGTGGTATAG
- the LOC101244548 gene encoding subtilisin-like protease SBT3.5 precursor, with translation MGVSKKTLFLLFVSVFLGEISLCSSTKLYVVYMGSKDSDEHQDEILRQNHQMLTDIHGGNVEQAKSSHVYSYRHGFKGFAAKLTEKQASEISKMPGVVSVFPNTKRNLHTTHSWDFMGLSEDETMEIPGFSTKNQVNVIIGFIDTGIWPESPSFRDTHMPPVPAGWKGQCQSGEAFNASICNRKIIGARYYMSGYAAEEDEKIMFKSARDSSGHGSHTASTAAGRYVADMNYKGLASGGARGGAPMARIAVYKTCWSSGCYDVDLLAAFDDAIRDGVHVISISLGPDAPQGDYFSDAISVGSFHAVSRGILVVASVGNEGTSGSATNLAPWMITVAASSTDRDFTSDVLLGNRVQLTGESLSLSQMHTSAKIIPASEAYAGYFTPYQSSYCLDSSLNRTKAKGKVLVCRHAGSSSESKLEKSNIVKQAGGVGMILIDEADKGVAIPFSIPAATVGQKIGKKILAYINNTRFTSFLPTARILSAKTVLGAQPAPRVTAFSSRGPNSLTPEILKPDITAPGLNILAAWSPAMSRLKFNILSGTSMACPHISGVVALLKAVHPSWSPSAIKSAIMTTAKLSDMHHKPIIVDPEGKKANPFDFGSGFVNPTKVLNPGLIYDAQPEDYRAFLCSIGYDEKSLHLITRDNRTCDQTFASPNELNYPSITVPNLRNNYSVSRTVTNVGKSRSTYKAVIFAPKGINVTVVPRRLAFTRYYQKMNFTVTFKVAAPTQGYVFGSLSWRNKRTWVTSPLVVRVAHSNMGTVV, from the exons ATGGGTGTTTCAAAAAAGACtctttttttactatttgtTAGTGTTTTTCTTGGAGAAATTAGTCTCTGCTCTTCTACCAAG TTATATGTGGTGTACATGGGAAGCAAAGATAGTGATGAGCATCAAGATGAGATTTTGAGGCAAAACCATCAAATGCTTACTGATATTCATGGAGGAAA TGTTGAACAAGCCAAGAGTTCTCATGTATACAGTTATAGACATGGTTTTAAAGGCTTTGCAGCCAAGTTGACTGAGAAACAGGCTTCTGAAATATCTA AAATGCCTGGTGTGGTATCTGTATTTCCAAATACTAAGAGAAACCTGCATACAACTCATTCATGGGATTTTATGGGGCTCAGTGAAGATGAAACAATGGAAATCCCAGGTTTTTCCACCAAGAACCAAGTTAATGTAATCATTGGTTTCATTGATACAG GAATTTGGCCTGAGTCTCCAAGTTTTAGGGACACCCACATGCCTCCAGTGCCTGCTGGATGGAAAGGACAATGCCAATCAGGGGAAGCATTCAATGCCTCAATATGCAACAG GAAAATAATTGGGGCAAGATATTATATGAGTGGCTATGCagctgaagaagatgaaaagatCATGTTCAAGTCTGCCAGGGACAGTTCTGGTCATGGAAGTCATACAGCTTCAACTGCTGCTGGGCGTTATGTAGCTGATATGAATTACAAAGGTTTGGCATCTGGAGGAGCCAGAGGTGGTGCCCCAATGGCCAGGATAGCAGTGTACAAAACCTGCTGGAGTTCTGGTTGCTATGATGTTGATTTGTTGGCTGCATTTGATGATGCAATTAGAGATGGGGTTCATGTCATTTCTATATCTTTGGGCCCAGATGCTCCCCAAGGAGATTATTTTAGTGATGCAATTTCTGTGGGGTCATTTCATGCTGTTAGCCGTGGGATACTTGTAGTGGCCTCCGTTGGAAATGAAGGAACCTCTGGTTCAGCCACAAATTTAGCTCCTTGGATGATCACAGTTGCAGCCAGTTCAACCGATAGAGATTTTACATCTGATGTTTTACTAGGAAATAGAGTTCAACTCACG GGTGAAAGTCTTAGCTTATCTCAAATGCATACATCTGCAAAAATCATACCTGCTTCTGAAGCTTATGCTGGATACTTCACTCCTTATCAATCCAG TTATTGCTTAGATAGTTCTTTGAATAGAACTAAGGCCAAAGGGAAGGTTCTTGTGTGTCGACATGCTGGAAGCTCAAGTGAGTCAAAGCTGGAGAAAAGCAATATAGTTAAACAAGCTGGTGGAGTTGGGATGATCCTTATTGATGAAGCAGACAAGGGTGTGGCTATTCCCTTCTCCATTCCAGCAGCAACTGTTGGGCAAAAGATTGGAAAAAAGATCCTAGCTTACATTAATAATACACGGTTCACTTCTTT CCTCCCTACTGCAAGAATTCTCTCTGCTAAAACTGTTTTGGGAGCTCAACCTGCTCCTCGAGTAACAGCATTTTCTTCAAGAGGTCCTAATTCTCTAACACCAGAAATTTTGAAG CCTGATATTACTGCTCCCGGTTTAAATATCCTGGCAGCATGGTCCCCAGCAATGTCTAGGTTGAAGTTCAACATACTCTCTGGAACCTCCATGGCTTGCCCTCACATATCAGGAGTTGTTGCCTTGTTAAAAGCCGTGCATCCATCATGGTCTCCCTCTGCAATCAAATCAGCCATCATGACAACAG CCAAACTATCAGATATGCATCACAAACCCATAATAGTAGATCCTGAAGGGAAGAAGGCTAATCCATTTGATTTTGGTTCTGGATTTGTTAACCCCACGAAAGTCCTCAATCCTGGTCTGATATATGATGCACAACCAGAAGATTACAGAGCATTTCTTTGTTCAATTGGTTATGACGAGAAATCTCTGCATCTAATTACAAGGGACAACAGAACGTGTGATCAAACCTTTGCATCGCCAAATGAACTAAATTATCCCTCCATCACAGTACCAAACCTCAGAAACAATTACTCAGTATCTCGAACTGTCACAAATGTGGGAAAGTCAAGGAGTACTTACAAGGCAGTTATATTTGCACCAAAGGGTATCAATGTTACTGTGGTGCCGCGAAGATTAGCCTTCACTAGATATTACCAGAAGATGAATTTCACAGTGACTTTCAAAGTGGCTGCACCTACACAGGGATATGTCTTTGGGTCCTTGTCATGGAGGAACAAAAGAACATGGGTAACATCTCCACTTGTTGTCAGAGTGGCACATTCCAATATGGGTACTGTGGTATAG
- the LOC101243857 gene encoding uncharacterized protein isoform X1 translates to MQDQRGLEEASAPKMRKKKTSQPKATVLQKEGNKAKRIQDVHAMPIQNGLKHTKRVPPNEVSPLFQYAEKSTPEFSPDTSTSGKEYRALRRKYLLLEEESFGLNKELRETDDEIKALEDEKLTLLDDLVVLEGLVDPSDIQSQGQRL, encoded by the coding sequence ATGCAAGACCAGAGAGGACTTGAGGAAGCTTCAGCTCCTAAAATGCGGAAAAAGAAAACATCACAACCGAAGGCTACAGTATTGCAAAAAGAAGGGAATAAGGCAAAAAGGATACAAGATGTGCATGCAATGCCAATTCAAAATGGGTTAAAACACACCAAGAGAGTCCCACCAAACGAAGTTTCCCCATTATTCCAATATGCTGAGAAATCAACACCTGAATTCTCGCCAGATACTTCCACTTCTGGAAAAGAATATCGGGCATTAAGGAGAAAGTATCTATTGCTGGAAGAAGAAAGTTTTGGTCTTAATAAAGAATTGAGAGAAACCGATGATGAGATCAAGGCCCTTGAAGACGAGAAGCTAACACTCCTTGATGATCTTGTTGTGTTAGAAGGCCTGGTTGATCCTTCAGATATTCAATCCCAAGGCCAGCGATTATGA